The Salmo salar chromosome ssa04, Ssal_v3.1, whole genome shotgun sequence genomic sequence aatggaaaaagtttggaacgaaccaaggctcttcctagagctgtccgctcagccaaactgagcaatcgggggagaagggccttggtcagggaggtgaccaagaacctgatggtcactctgacagagctctagagttcctttgtagagatgggagaaacttccagaagggcaaccatctctgcagcactccaccaatcaggcctttatggtagagtggccagacggaagcaactcctctgtaaaaggcacatgacagcccgccaaaaggcacctaaagactctcagaccatgagaaacaagattctctggtgtgatgaaaccaagattgaactctttggccttaatgccaagcatcacgtctggaggaaacctggcaccatccctacggtgaagtatggtggtggcagtatcatgctgtggggatgtttttcagtggcagggactggaagactagtcagggtcgaggcaaagatgaacggagcaacgtacagagagatcctttatgaaaacctgctccagagtgctcaggacaacgaccctaataacacagccaagacaatgcaggagtggcttcgggacaagtctctgaatgtccttgagtggcccagccagagatagctgtgcagcaacactccacatccaacctgacacagcttgaaaggatctgcagagaagaatgggagaaactcaccaaatacaggtgtgccaagcttgtagcgtcatacccaagaagacttgattctgtaattgctgccaaaggtgcttcaacaaagtactgagtaaagggtctgaatacttatgtaaatgtgatatttccatttttatttgtaataaatttgcaaaaatttggaaaaaacatatttttgctttgtcattgtggggtattgtgtgtagaatgatgagggaaATAgcgattttatcaattttagaatacagCTGTAACGTTACAACATttataaaaagtcaaggggtctgaatactttccaaaggcactgtatattaaatTCAATAACATCAGCCCAGTTCACAAGTATAAGAGGAAACCATTGGCAGGGGTTGAGATTAAAATCAGATTGAAAATGTGAGTTGAGGAGTTATAGGAGGTCGTTCGAtctaacacgcacacacaataaGAAATGACTGGAAAAAGCAACAATAATAGCAAAATTATCAACTTAATTCTTATCAaaacatcattagacatgtaaatAATGTAatctaaaataaaaatgtaccaaAATACATAGTTATTTTTGAAAAATTCTGTCAAATTAATTCTGTcaaatgaaatatatatttttcctttATATAATGTGCAACTTTTTTCCAAAGTAGAATCCACATAAGTACTATAAAGAAGATTTACCATTATTTGATTGTTGTATCATTTAGTTTTTAGAATTTTGTTGTaaaaacacattttgttacatttatgTGGTACAAATGGGCGGTACACCAACATTTTAAATACACTTAATTTTATTGATCCCTCAAGACAATGACCAAAAATATGTCTTAGTTTTCTTTATTTACTGCTAGTGAAGCAATGGGAGTAGTATGGTCTATGGCAGCAAGCTTCAAAAAGTATGCCTAAATCCTCAAAGTCACTTTAAACCAAATGTTATAGCAACCAAAATACCATAACAAGTTGCATAtatagaagctagctagctaacgaagaacaacaaagaatatctagttaacagaagaaaagaaagagaaaatcaggacagaagaaaaagaatatcaaagtgaaacagttctctaaagacacaagagacaataatacaagaaacaacacttctgtagcttgtcaactatgtgtctgtctatccctgttctctcccctctgcacaggccatacaaacgcttcacaccgcgtggccgctgccactctaacctggtggtcccagcgcgcacgacccacgtggagttccaggtctccggcagcctctggaagtgccggtctgcagccaacaaggctgagttcatctcagcctatgctaccctccagtccctagacttcctggcgctgacggaaacatggattaccacagataacactgctactcctactgctctctcttcgtctgcccacgtgttctcgcatacccctagagcatcgagccagcggggtgttggcactggaatcctcatctctcccaagtggacattctctctttctcccctgacccatctgtctatctcctcatttgaattccatgctgtcacagttaccagccctttcaagcttaacatccttatcatttatcgccctccaggttcccttggagagttcatcaatgagcttgacgccttgataagttcctttcctgaggatggctcacctctcacagttctgggtgactttaacttccccacgtctacctttgactcattcctctctgcctccttctttccactcctctcctcttttgacctcaccctctcaccttcccccccctactcacaaaggcaggcaatacgcttgacctcatctttactagatgctgttcttccactaatctcattgcaactcccctccaaatctccgaccactaccttgtatccttttccctcttgctctcatccaacacttctcactctgcccctactcggatggtattgcgccgtcccaaccttcgctctctctctcccgctactctctcctcttccatcctatcatctcttccctctgctcaaaccttctccaacctatctcctgattctgcctcctcaaccctcctctcctccctttctgcatcctttgattttctctgtcccctatcctccaggccggctcggtcctcccctcctgctccgtggctcgacgactcactacgagctcacagaacagggctccgggcagccgagcggaaatggaggaaaactcgcctccctgcggacctggcatcctttcactccctcctctctacattctcctcttctgtctctgctgctaaaaccactttctaccactctaaattccaagcatctgcctctaaccctaggaagctctttgctaccttctcctccctcctgaatcctcccccccccccccctctctgcggatgacttcgtcaaccattttgaaaagaaggttgacgatatccgatcctcgtttgctaagtcaaacgacaccgctggtcctgctcacactgccctaccctgtgctttgacctctttctcccctctctctccagatgaaatctcgcgtcttgtgacggccggccgcccaacaacctgcccacttgaccctatcccctcctctcttctccagaccatttccggagaccttctcccctacctcacctcgctcatcaactcatccttgaccgctggctacgtcccttccgtcttcaagagagtgagagttgcaccccttctgaaaaaaacctacactcgatccctccgatgtcaacaactacagaccagtatcccttctttcttttctctccaaaactcttgaacgtgccgtccttggccagctctcctgctatctctctcagaatgaccttcttgatcctaatcagtcaggtttcaagactgggcattcaactgagactgctcttctctgtgtcacggaggctctccgcactgctaaagctaactctctctcctctgctctcatccttctagacctatctgctgcctttgatactgtgaaccatcagatcctcctctccaccctctccgagttgggcatctccgcgcggcccacgcttggattgcgtcctacctgacaggtcgctcctaccaggtggcgtggcgagaatctgtctccgcaccatgcgctctcaccactggtgtcccccagggctctgttctaggccctctcctattctcgctatacaccaagtcacttggctctgtcatatcctcacatggtctgtcctatcattgctatgcagacgacacacaattaatcttctcctttcccccttctgatatccaggcggcgaatcgcatctctgcatgtctgtcagacatatcagtgtggatgacggatcaccacctcaagctgaacctcggcaagacggagctgctcttcctcccggggaaggactgcccgttccatgatctcgccatcacggttgacaactcccttgtgtcctcctcccagagtgctaagaaccttggcttgatcctggacaacaccctgtcgttctccactaacatcaaggcggtgacccgatcctgtaggttcatgctctacaacattcgcagaatacgaccctgcctcacacaggaagcggcgcaggtcctaatccaggcacttgtcatctcccgtctggattactgcaactcgctgttggctgggctccctgcctgtgccattaaacccctacaactcatccagaacgccgcagcccgtctggtgttcaaccttcccaagttctctcacgtcaccccgctcctccgctctctccactggcttccagttgaagctcgcatccgctacaagaccatggtgattgcctacggagctgtgaagggaacggcacctccataccttcaggctctgatcaggccctacacccaaacaagggcactgtgttcatccacctctggcctgctggcccccctacctctgaggaagcacagttcccgctcagcccagtcaaaactgttcgctgctctggcaccccaatggtggaacaagctccctcacgacgccaggacagcggagtcaatcaccaccttccggagacacctgaaaccccacctctttaaggaatacctaggataggataaagtaatccttctaacccccccccttaaaagatttagatgcactattgtaaagtggttgttccactggatatcataaggtgaatgcaccaatttgtaagtcgctctggataagagcatctgctaaatgacttaaatgtaaatgtaaatatatagaaTGTTGAAGGGCATTATAGGAATTCCGGTATTTTGTTATGAATACACACCAATACAGCACTATGTCTACATTCAGAGGGTAGTTGGTTATTGTATCACAGTTCTACCAAGTATTTATGCCATTGACAGACATTTATGAGCTGTTTTGACTGCAACTAAGCATATATCTAAGACAATTTAGATTTTTTACGCGATCATACTTAGTTATAACCAAAGGTGAGAACATAACATGCTCCATCTGTGCAGGTTATCTGTCTATCACGTAGAGATCACTCCAACAGATCCctttgattgacaaagtcatgaaacaTTTGAAGAATTTAATGAACTAACTTTGGGCTATGCTAAAAAATATTGATAGTAGTTTGAGTAGTTTGAGGGTTAACTACAGCACAATAGTCAAGCTTGGGCAGTATTTCTGTTTGCCAATTCATATATCATATACTTTCTTCATGTGGTCAGTTTGTGTGTTACATATggggtccaaacacttaaaaaagACCAGTGTGAAAGTGATACATAGTTTTATGGCCTCTGGTGCCCTCTAGTAGTTGAATTATCTTAATACAAATAGTGTAATAAGTCTGTTACATCAGGTTTCAAAAATCATAGATTTCCCAAAAGCTGAAAACCCTTCAAcaagaaaaaaaattgttttaaCCAATATTCCAGCAGACTTCAATTCAAGCAGTTTTTATTTTTCTAATGGTCTATATCCAGTTAGCTCAAATTGTGTTAAGACCACACCAAAAAAGTTTGTTTTTTTCCTCACAAGAAAtctacttctcctcctcctcctctttcttctcaTCATCCTTCTTCTCTTCTGCCTCCCCTTCctttttctcctcctcccctccctccttctcctcctcatctagGTCCTCCTCTGCTACAACCTCTCCAGTCAGCCGCTCTATCTCAGCGATGCGTTCCCTCGTGGCCCTCTGGCTGATGCTGTAGTCTCCCAGCAGCTTCTTCAGCTTGGTCTGCATCAACTCCAGGTTGCTGTACATGCGGTTCaccttaaataaaaataataataataaaatgtcaCATTTAGAATGCACTTTATGTTGTACAACATTTTTTAAGTCTTACAGTTTGTGCATTAAAATACTAAAAACAAGAATAGATAACTCTACAAAAAGGCAGTTATGTAAAGGAAATAAAATTTAAGGCAAGTTTTAAAAGTTCCAACCTTTTCCTCGATTTCTGTGGTTTCGGGGATAATTTTGGAAGGGTCCAGTTCCAGCAGGCCGTCCTTCAGCAGGATCTGACGACCTTTCTCCTCCAGCATGCCCTTGGCTTCTGGGTACTCGGTCAATGACTCCATCAGGTCATCCTTGGACAGGCAGAAGAGATCTGAGTAGCCAATGCTGCGGATATTGGCCGTCCTCCGGTTCCCTGCCTTAGAACCCTTTATCGCTAGGATACTGATCTCCCCAAAGTAGCTGCCATCTCCCAGCACGCAGAACTGCTTGATGCCATCATCAGCCACCACCGCCAGCTTGCCCTCCTTGACAATATACATCTCACGGCCGATGTCGCCCTTCTTACAGATGTAGTCGCCAGGGCTGAAGACCTGGGGCTGCAACTTGAGCACCAGCTCAATCAGCAGGCCCGCTTCGCAGTCAGCGAAGATGCGGACCTTCTTGAGAGTATCCAGGTGGACGTTAATGGCGATTTCGGCCCTGAGCTTGTCGGGCAGGTACCGCAGCGTCTCCCGTTCGTCCTGAGCCTTGTCGTTGGTCCACAGGTAGTCGAACCACGTGATGACTCGCAGCTCCAGGTCCTTATCCACCTTCCACTTCTGTAGAGGTGTTATAGGGAGAAATTGACTCGTATTCATGATATATAAGACAACTAACTACAGTTGTGACGCACCACTTGCCCTTCCAACCCCACAATGGGCGCTAACATAATTTCTATAAAGTGTAATAGTGCACCAACATTTGAGTCAACAAATCCTCAATACTTTGATGGCTCCTTTACGAACCCCACACACGCACCTGCATGTACTGCTTGATGTTGTCGATGCGTGCCTGAAACTCGACCCTCGCAGCGCTGATGTTGGAGATCATGGAGCTGATGTTTCCCACCAGGGTGGCGAAGATAAGCACACCCACAAGGAAGTCCAGCACATGGAAGAAGAACTCTGAGTCCAACTCCGGTGATGGTGTCTCGCCGATGGTGGTCAGCGTCAGCGTGGACCAGTAGAGGCTGAAAGAGTACTTCCTCCCCAGTTCGCCGAACTCTGGCTCTTCTGGGTCATTCAGGTCCGGGTAGACCCAGGGGTCAGAGCCGAAGCCGATGGACTAGATTAATTGATTAATTGATTACCCGATTTTTGTATAATAAATGTACACCATAAAAGCACAAAGAAATGAAAGCAttaaacaagtacttttgggcaTAGGACAAAACACGCCTAAGAAATGCATATGATAAGCAGATATCGACATCACAATAAGTACATCCAGCAGCTGAGAAACTCAAAGACCTTAGAGAAGGAGTAGTAGAGGCAGGCGTTCcagtggatgatgatgatgatgtacatGACCAGGTTGGAGATGCGGAAGAGGTTGGTGTAGTTGGTCTTGGTCTCGGTGCGGGTGAAGAACTCCATCATACGCGTGATTCGGAGGAGCTTGTTGAGGCGGATCTCGGGGTAGTTGATCCCCAGGTAGATGTAAAACACATCTGTGGGCAGCATGGAGATGGCGTCCAGCTTGAACTGGAGGCTGCTGATATAACGTTCCCACAGCAGCTTCTTGTCTTTGACCAGCAGGCCCTGCTCCAGGTAGGCTGACAAAATGTAttgtaagaaataataaaagtATCATGCGTAATAATAAAACTGCGACATGTGATGTATCAATTTGAAAGAGCGGACATAAAACATTAAATGAAAGGAAACTaaaacacactcatacacacacacacctgtcctggTCCTGAAGGCCATGTCAGCCAGGTAGAGGACATCAGAGATGTAGTCCAGAAT encodes the following:
- the cnga1a gene encoding cyclic nucleotide gated channel subunit alpha 1a translates to MYNWTMIIARACFEELQHNHLVTWMILDYISDVLYLADMAFRTRTAYLEQGLLVKDKKLLWERYISSLQFKLDAISMLPTDVFYIYLGINYPEIRLNKLLRITRMMEFFTRTETKTNYTNLFRISNLVMYIIIIIHWNACLYYSFSKSIGFGSDPWVYPDLNDPEEPEFGELGRKYSFSLYWSTLTLTTIGETPSPELDSEFFFHVLDFLVGVLIFATLVGNISSMISNISAARVEFQARIDNIKQYMQKWKVDKDLELRVITWFDYLWTNDKAQDERETLRYLPDKLRAEIAINVHLDTLKKVRIFADCEAGLLIELVLKLQPQVFSPGDYICKKGDIGREMYIVKEGKLAVVADDGIKQFCVLGDGSYFGEISILAIKGSKAGNRRTANIRSIGYSDLFCLSKDDLMESLTEYPEAKGMLEEKGRQILLKDGLLELDPSKIIPETTEIEEKVNRMYSNLELMQTKLKKLLGDYSISQRATRERIAEIERLTGEVVAEEDLDEEEKEGGEEEKKEGEAEEKKDDEKKEEEEEK